A part of Tachyglossus aculeatus isolate mTacAcu1 chromosome X3, mTacAcu1.pri, whole genome shotgun sequence genomic DNA contains:
- the LOC119948790 gene encoding uncharacterized protein LOC119948790 gives MAARPPRRRSLRRPREAPEVRLGAVLAGVSCLCVGGAGRGPEPGARIGAGAPNPEPKTRSAERGAERSAQPVQQALGLDAPNRSVLSALPTVNPNPLLARRVFCPVEHHRHEAGGVQTSSWGVRGSYPWIFSPPSAPSTPRGPVSPEARRPGDEKMATATTAIVQAGTRGSLTFEDVAVTFSPEEWMKLGHTEQHLYWDVTLGNYQNLLSLDRPPERTI, from the exons atgGCGGCCCGACCACCGAGACGACGAAGCCTCCGGCGTCCTAGAGAGGCACCGGAAGTGCGTCTCGGGGCGGTGTTGGCGGGCGTTTCCTGTCTCTGTGTTGGGGGAGCAGGGCGAGGCCCGGAGCCCGGGGCCCGGATCGGAGCCGGAGCCCCAAACCCGGAGCCCAAAACCCGGAGCGCGGAGCGAGGAGCGGAACGGAGCGCGCAGCCTGTCCAGCAGGCCCTTGGCTTGGAcgctcccaaccgctcagtactcagtgccctgcccacg GTCAATCCCAACCCGCTGTTGGCGCGGAGGGTCTTCTGTCCCGTGGAACACCACCGGCACGAGGCGGGGGGCGTTCAGACCAGCTCCTGGGGTGTTCGGGGATCTTATCCGTGGATATTTTCACCTCCTTCTGCGCCATCCACCCCACGAGGCCCTGTCTCGCCTGAGGCTAGGAGGCCCGGAGATGAGAAAATGGCCACCGCCACCACCGCCATCGTCCAAGCCGGGACTCGA GGGTCACTGACGTTTGAGGATGTGGCCGTGACCTTCAGCCCCGAGGAGTGGATGAAACTGGGGCACACCGAGCAACACCTCTACTGGGACGTGACTCTGGGGAACTACCAGAACCTCCTCTCCCTCG